In Xylanibacillus composti, the following are encoded in one genomic region:
- the gndA gene encoding NADP-dependent phosphogluconate dehydrogenase: MSKQQIGVVGLAVMGKNLALNLESKGFSVSVFNRSPEKTKELVAEAAGKNLVGTYSVEEFVQSLEVPRKILIMVKAGAPTDQTIEQLIPHLDEGDILIDGGNAFFPDTQRRNKELEAKGFRFIGTGVSGGEEGALKGPSIMPGGQKSAYELVEPMLTAISAKVNGDPCCTYIGPDGAGHYVKMVHNGIEYGDMQLICEAYHLLSSVCGLSADELHEVFTEWNKGELDSYLIEITADIFSKKDPETGKPMVEVILDTAGQKGTGKWTSQSSLDLGVPLSIITESVFSRFISAMKEERTAASKILNGPAAKELGVDKKAFIEMVRQALYASKICSYAQGFAQMRAASEEYNWNLDYGNIAMIFRGGCIIRAQFLQNIKDAYDRDANLANLLLDPYFKGVVDKYQDAWRKVVAIAVEQGIPVPAFASAIAYYDSYRTERLPANLLQAQRDYFGAHTFNRVDKEGVFHHQWF; encoded by the coding sequence ATGTCGAAACAACAAATTGGCGTAGTAGGCTTGGCAGTAATGGGTAAAAATCTTGCACTGAACCTGGAGAGCAAGGGCTTCTCCGTATCAGTGTTCAACCGTTCGCCGGAAAAGACGAAGGAGCTCGTTGCCGAAGCGGCGGGGAAAAATCTTGTCGGCACTTATTCGGTCGAAGAGTTCGTACAATCGTTGGAAGTACCCCGCAAAATTCTGATTATGGTCAAGGCAGGCGCGCCGACAGACCAGACGATCGAACAGCTCATTCCGCATTTGGATGAAGGGGACATCCTGATTGACGGCGGCAACGCATTCTTCCCGGATACGCAGCGTCGCAACAAGGAGCTCGAAGCGAAGGGCTTCCGCTTTATCGGTACAGGTGTATCCGGCGGTGAAGAAGGCGCGTTGAAAGGCCCATCCATCATGCCAGGCGGACAGAAGAGCGCTTACGAATTGGTGGAGCCGATGCTCACTGCGATCTCCGCCAAGGTGAATGGCGATCCTTGCTGTACATATATCGGACCAGACGGCGCAGGCCATTATGTGAAGATGGTGCACAACGGTATTGAGTACGGGGACATGCAGCTCATTTGCGAAGCTTACCATCTGCTGTCGTCCGTATGCGGCCTGTCTGCCGATGAGCTTCACGAGGTGTTCACAGAGTGGAACAAGGGCGAGCTGGACAGCTATCTGATTGAGATTACGGCGGACATCTTCTCCAAGAAGGACCCGGAGACCGGCAAACCGATGGTAGAGGTCATCCTCGACACAGCCGGGCAAAAGGGTACGGGGAAATGGACAAGCCAAAGCTCCCTCGACCTGGGCGTGCCGCTTTCGATCATTACCGAGTCCGTATTCTCCCGATTTATTTCTGCGATGAAAGAAGAGCGAACTGCCGCCAGCAAGATTTTGAACGGACCTGCGGCGAAAGAGCTTGGCGTGGACAAGAAAGCGTTCATTGAAATGGTCAGACAGGCGCTGTATGCGAGCAAAATTTGCTCCTATGCGCAAGGGTTTGCTCAAATGCGGGCGGCTTCCGAGGAGTACAATTGGAACCTGGACTATGGCAACATTGCGATGATCTTCCGCGGCGGCTGCATCATCCGCGCGCAATTCCTGCAGAACATCAAAGACGCCTATGACCGCGATGCGAATCTGGCGAATCTTCTGCTGGACCCCTATTTCAAGGGTGTGGTCGACAAGTATCAGGACGCGTGGAGAAAAGTCGTGGCGATTGCAGTAGAGCAGGGCATACCGGTTCCGGCGTTTGCCAGCGCGATCGCTTATTATGACAGCTATCGTACAGAGCGGCTTCCGGCAAACCTGCTGCAGGCGCAGCGTGATTATTTCGGTGCCCATACGTTCAATCGCGTAGACAAGGAAGGCGTGTTCCATCATCAGTGGTTCTAA